The DNA region GGCACGCGCGTACTCTATCACGCACCCCCTAGTGCTTTGCCCCTCCGTGCCGGGCCTATTTCATACCTCTAGAACGTTCTACCCTTCCCCCATGCCTGCTCTAGCGCACATGCCCACACACAgaaacacgcacgcacacatattCTCACACCCCTACAGGCCTACACCTCCGGGTCGCCCTCCAGCCTGCCACATCCACACATAAGGACATGATTCTGTTGCAGACCTCTGACATACGCATACATTCACTATATACAGGTTGCTCTTCTCTTCCGCGCCCAGTATGCCTATACACCTCTCTCTTGCTGGCTGATCACTTCTGTGTGATTTCTACTTCCAAATAGAAATCCATCTCAGGCCGCCTCCTTCCCGCATGCTGTATTTAAACGTGCAGATGGCCTATGTTACACTGGCCGCACACACCCCTTTCCAGTGTGACTCTCCCACCATTGATACCAACTGTAGTTTCTCCATTGTCACCTCTTCTCATTTTCACaaacacgcatacacacactAAGATCCTTCTCACTGCTTCCTTGCCTGTGACACACATAAACACTGGCTTTTATCCAGAGTTCCAGCTactacacatacagacacacacacacacaccccttatttCTCACGTTTATCCACACCCTCTCCTCTGAAATTCCCCCACACCTGGTATTTGCATACCACATCCAGAAGGGGTCTTACTCTAACACGCTCTTTCTACAAATCAGGCATTCTTCCATTACAGTATTACCGGTACCTTCCATCTGTCCTCCCGACAGACACGTAGGTGCTCATTTACACATAGTGATCTATATTTTCTACTCAATTCCAATTTGCATTTCTCCTGTGTCTGCAGTACTCACCAGAAAAACTCCAGGAAACGCCATAAAAACCTacagcagccaggcaccagtggaggCCAACACCTGCAACTctaactcaaagccagcctgggcaaggaaggccTTGAGAGTTTGTCTCCAAGCAAACAGCAAAAAACCGAAGTACAGGTATGgctaagtaatagagtgccagccttgagcaaaaaagctcatgagttcaagcctcagaaccaatacaaaaaaaccaacccccaAAACCTCAGCAGTATTTCTTCCTCCCACTTTGGCACAATTCTAGGCATTCACTCACTCTTCCTTCTATCACATTGCCTCCCAGAATTTAGCTTCCCTGCATACCCAATCTTTGTAATCATTTTGCCTACATTAAGCATATATTCCAGGTCTACACCTGATGGAGTATACCATTTGCTTTTAGAAGAAAGCAAAACTAATTTCAAAAGCCCCTTTTCTATTATCTGCCTGCTAAAGCAAAAGTAGATctccctgttttttattttgaacttatttttttccagctCAGAAACATGGACAGGAAATGAGAGAGCCTTTCGAGAGTGCATCCTAGCTATATTGAAACTCCTTCTAAGTCAGAGCTTTGGATTAGGAGTCTAGCAAGCCTATATGGCTCAAACCAGCAGGAGGGTATCAATCCAATTCAGGCACGAGGTATGAAAGAATGTGTGCTTATGTGTTTACAGGCCATCCAGGAGCCAGCAAGGGAGGATTGCCAGCCAGAGAAAGACAACATCCAAAGTACCAATGCATAGATCAAACCCCAATCAATCCAAGAGGAGCCGATCACCATTTTCCGCCAATCGTCGTCGTCGTTGGGACGACCGTGAAGGCACTGGAAGCAGCCTGACTGTTGAAAATGAGGACTATTCCAGGTATCTGCCCAGAGAGTTCAGGGCCTCAGCTAGCCGACGAGGAATGGCTTATGGACATGTTGATGCTTTTGGGGTAGATGACAGTGaagaggagggggctgggcctGTGGAACGACTGCCAGTAAGAGGGAAAACTGGCAAGTTTAAGGATGACAAGGTGTATGACCAAGAGAAAGGGGCCAGGTATAATGTGATGGGGGCACATGCCCACTTCTCTAGTTATAACCGTAATGGTAGAGAGGAACGTGACCCGGCCCCTTCTGGGAGGTACTCTGCTGGCAGGGCAGAGTATCCAAAGCAACATGGTGCGGCCTCTTACGTGTCTTCTGCTGAAGGCAAGGGGGCTAAAAAAGGTGACAACTTGGAGAGGGAGAGGCGAGGTCAGAGTTTACCTGTGAATCCTGGCAGGGctcctgtgagtgtgtgtggtggtgggaaaAACACCTCCAAGAGTGCTGAGGAACCCGTGGTGAGGCCTAAAGTCCGAAATGTGACACCGCCAAGCATGAAGCCAAAAGTATTTTTTGATaccgatgatgatgatgatatgccGCATAGTACTTCCAGGTGGATGGATGCTGCCAAGAAGGATGAAGGCTATCCCAATGGCATGGCAAGAAGAGGCCGAGGTGAAAGTTACAGCAGCTACTCTGAGCCAAAGTACCCTGAAgacaagagagaagggaggaccaCCGGCCATGCGAAGCGAGAGAAGGGGCCCAGACGCCGTCGAACCATGGCTGACTCTGACTTCTTTATGTACGATGATTACTGCAGATACATGGATGAAGATTCGGACAGTGAGAAAGAGTGGATCGCCACTCTGCGCTGCAGGTATCGAAATCGAGAGCTGCCCCCATCCCTCAGTGGAGAATGCTGGGAGACACTgccaggaaagaaagagcaggggCCTCAACAAGGTACAGTGAATGTGAGTGCTGCCAGTAGCAGCAGCCCTGACCCCGAGGATGGGGCTTGTGCCATGGCTGGTGCCAGTGCTGGTGCCAGTGCAAGTGCTTGCGCTAGTGCCAGCACCAGCGACAGCACCAGTGCCAGCACTGGTGCCAGCACCAATGGCAATACTTATATTGAGGGAGTTCAAGATCCATCTCTTAGAAGAGAGGAGCAGGCACCCCGTGGCGCAGCAGAGATTCCTTGGCTCCGATACATTGAGAATGAGAGTAGTGAGGGTGATAGCAATTCCCGTCCCCTCTTGATTCAGCCTGGTACATTTGTGCTGGATGGGAACAACAATCTTGAAGATGACTCTAGTGTGAGTGAAGACCTAGAAGTGGATTGGAGCCTGTTTGACGGATTTGCAGATGGGTTAGGAGTGGCCGAAGCTATCTCCTACGTGGATCCTCAGTTCCTCACCTACATGGCTCTGGAAGAGCGCCTGGCCCAGGCTATGGAGACCGCCCTTGCACATTTGGAGTCCCTTGCCGTGGATGTGGAAGTAGCCAACCCACCAGCCACCAAGGAGAGCATTGATACGCTCCCTGAGATCCTGGTCACAGAAGATCAGGATGCAGTAGGTCAGGAAATGTGCTGTCCTATCTGTTGCAGTGAATATGTGAAGGGGGAGGTGGCAACTGAGCTGCCATGCCACCACTTCTTCCACAAGCCATGTGTGTCCATCTGGCTTCAGAAGTCCGGGACCTGTCCTGTGTGCCGCTGCATGTTCCCACCTGCTCTCTAAATGCCAAGGTTTAACCCTACCCTAATTCTTCTCCCTATCTGAAACCTTTAAGTGCAGGAGCCCTCCCCAAATTAACAACGCAAATGAAAGTGGTTTCTTAAACTAAAGCTGTCGATTCTTTCTGATCATTTTCAATGTAGAAAAGGCTGTGCAGGGTCGCATTCAAATTCATGGTGTCTTTTAGGGGTTAGAAggagaaaataaactttaaatgCTACTTGAGATCACTGTAAGAACATACATTTTCTAATTTGACAGTTAAAATAAATCACCTTTGTTTTCTTGAATAGACTGTGGTGTTAATTGTAATGTTAAGTTTATCTGTTAAATATGTTCAAAAGGCAAAAGGCATTTTTGTTGCATGTAATGGGCTAATGTTCCTGTAATTGCAGTGTCTGTCATAAAAGCTTATTAAAGTTCTTTGGTTTTTCCATGGTAAACAGAATTGTTTGGTCTTGTCTGAAATGGTGGTACCAAGACTGGAAATACTAAttccaaaaccagaaaaaaacattttaaagagtaGGAATAAAATATGTCTATTACAAGAGAAGGATTAGATGTAGCAAAAAGGAAGGCcagaaagaaaccaagaaaacaaGATTAAAATATAGAACAATGATAAAGTCCAAACCAAGTGCAAGGATGAAAGGTTTAAATCACTGGAGAAAATACAGTTTCTCACAATgggtaaaaaaataaagctgtatAATTTTATAGCTTAAAATAGCCAGTGCTAGTTGCTCAtgctaaatcctagctactcaggaagctgagatctgaagactgattAAAATCCaccttaaatagaaaaaaatctctgagactcatTTATCTtcagttcaccaccaaaaaagttggaagtaaagaTGTGGTACACAAGTGAATAGATTACCAccattgagcaaaatagctaattaagagtgtgaggccctgagttcaagcctcagtactggctgGCCTGGCACACACATACCTCAAAGGTCAGTGGCTACTGAGAAATAGAAGTTCCATTCACACAGTGAACAGGTAAAACATTTGCCCATATTTGTTCCACGTCTCTGTTGTCTATTTCTCTCTGTTGTCTATTTCTTGTCTGTGTCGTTAAATATTGCACAGATGGAACTTCCCGACTACCATATTTACCTTACATTCATTCACAGAGGTAAGCACTCCCCAGAAAATGGTGGATTTACTTATTGTCATTGTTTAGATGaatatacattgtgtgtgtgtgtgataaatatATCCATAGCCAATAGAGTATGTTTTATgctgatagtggggcttgaacacagggtcagGTGatctcccttagatttttcacttaaggctggcattaaGGTGGCACTTGAGTCACTGTTCTACTGGCTTTTTGTtgcataattggaaataagtctcagatgtgcctgcccaggctagtttttaaccatgatcctcagatattagcctcctgagtagctaggagtacagatatgagccatagaATCAAACTATATATGAGGATGCATAAAATGTCTGAAAGGCTACATAGTTAACTAATGTCAGGATATcttggggagagatggaggatTGGAGCAAGAGTGAAGAGAAAGAATTTGTTGCCTGAGAAAAggcatttccttgattttttttaccaTGATTGTATTTTCATGAATATTAATTAGGAGCCAgcctgaaaacaaaaataaaaatgtccaggGAAAAGTATTTTCCCATAGTACATACACAAACATGGATAGAAACCACAATCTTTTTTATCAAGCTGAATACTATGAGTTCATTCCTCACCAGCTGCATTGTATTGCTGCATAGCTTTCAGCTTGCACTTCAACTGGACATGGTGGAGTGCTTATAGGGTCCTTTTGCATGGATTACAATGGTTTGCTATGaacttttttcctgttctttgacTGTTATTGTACCAGGAAGTATTTTAACAGCCTCCTTGGGCCCAATCATCTTCCTGCTCCCATGGAAGAGCATCAATCCTAATTTTCAGTCAGAATGCAGGACAGGCCTCTGCAGGTGTTAGAGCAGTTGCCTGTGCAGTTTCAGTGGAGGTGAGAGTGAGATCCCATGATCCTGGGACCCCAATCAGCTGGAACATTGACCTTGTACCCCAGCTATGCAGAGCCCATCGGTCACCTTTGCTCACAGCTAGGCTCACCAGACACTTATGTCCAGTCCTTCACATCTGGAGGGGTGAAATATAAGGAGcaagtggtttttgttgttgttgttgtttgccagttctggggcttgaactcagggcctgagtactggccctgagcttcttttgctcaaggctagcactctaccattgaatccacagcacttcttttggcttttttctgtgtatgtggtgctgaggaatcgaacccggggcttcatgcatgccaggcaagcactgtaccagtaacccacattcccagcccccaggatcaAGTGTTATAAAGCATTTGCTCACTGTCCACTGCCCAGCCTATaattacaggctcatgcctgtaattctagctactcaagaggccaagatttgaggattatggttcaaagccagccagggcagagtctgtgagactttagttaaccaacaaaatatcctgaagtggtagaacaccagccttgagtgagaaagctgaaAGGcaatgttcaggtcctaaattgaAGCCCTACTACCtgcgtgtgtgggtgtgggtgcacacacacacacacacacacacacttgcacaaaaTCCTGAATGGCCAATAGTTGTTTAAAGTACATTGGGCCATAGTCAGCACCTAGAAGTCATGGTCCCACAGTAGGCCTTAGGGGCCTCTAGACAAGAAACAGCTATCTTTTTTGAGCAAGATATTTGGTGGATTCATTGTTTACATTGTGTTTCTGGCCTTGTTTTCTTGCTGTGGAATAAGTAGCCTCAAGTTTTGTCCCCTAATTTGGACTGTAAAACACACTATTCCCTAGTgctgatggcttatacctgtaatcctagcttctcaggaggctgagatctgaggattgacagttgaagccaacccaggcagaaaggtccatgagactcttcagttaaccagcaaaaggctggaagtggtgctgtgactcaagtggt from Perognathus longimembris pacificus isolate PPM17 chromosome 28, ASM2315922v1, whole genome shotgun sequence includes:
- the Pja1 gene encoding E3 ubiquitin-protein ligase Praja-1, with translation MHRSNPNQSKRSRSPFSANRRRRWDDREGTGSSLTVENEDYSRYLPREFRASASRRGMAYGHVDAFGVDDSEEEGAGPVERLPVRGKTGKFKDDKVYDQEKGARYNVMGAHAHFSSYNRNGREERDPAPSGRYSAGRAEYPKQHGAASYVSSAEGKGAKKGDNLERERRGQSLPVNPGRAPVSVCGGGKNTSKSAEEPVVRPKVRNVTPPSMKPKVFFDTDDDDDMPHSTSRWMDAAKKDEGYPNGMARRGRGESYSSYSEPKYPEDKREGRTTGHAKREKGPRRRRTMADSDFFMYDDYCRYMDEDSDSEKEWIATLRCRYRNRELPPSLSGECWETLPGKKEQGPQQGTVNVSAASSSSPDPEDGACAMAGASAGASASACASASTSDSTSASTGASTNGNTYIEGVQDPSLRREEQAPRGAAEIPWLRYIENESSEGDSNSRPLLIQPGTFVLDGNNNLEDDSSVSEDLEVDWSLFDGFADGLGVAEAISYVDPQFLTYMALEERLAQAMETALAHLESLAVDVEVANPPATKESIDTLPEILVTEDQDAVGQEMCCPICCSEYVKGEVATELPCHHFFHKPCVSIWLQKSGTCPVCRCMFPPAL